In one Diabrotica virgifera virgifera chromosome 7, PGI_DIABVI_V3a genomic region, the following are encoded:
- the LOC114333082 gene encoding uncharacterized protein LOC114333082 isoform X1, giving the protein MCLVRMSIGVFVLPLLLFYTLFSSTNGHGRLIEPPSRASAWRYGFDTPHNYNDHELFCGGFTRQWVKNEGKCGVCGDPWDAKLPRAHELGGTYGKGVIVRKYSPGSKITIRVEITANHWGYFEFAICPNYKTPTQECLDQNILTLVRPQENVEHKGVRYFPKEGNKVYEMKYKLPKKSCEHCVLQWRYIAGNNWGVCTNGTGAVGCGPQEEFRACADITIAGKAEEPLVPEIEEPSTTTTQATPSSTIFVPTLPTPEESYNPLSALLISFVSFLIAFSILFLIYLHFYHIGSQIKNWIKRPKEKASLTEIPQAPRPPPRTKRATSPTRRASTDGMQEIDLRSESLA; this is encoded by the exons AATGAGCATCGGTGTGTTCGTTCTTCCACTTCTACTCTTCTATACACTGTTTTCCTCGACAAATGGCCATGGAAGATTGATAGAACCTCCCAGCAGAGCTTCAGCTTGGAGATATGGTTTTGATACTCCCCACAACTACAACGACCATGAGTTATTCTGCGGGGGATTTACTCGACAATGGGTGAAGAATGAAGGGAAATGTGGAGTATGTGGTGATCCATGGGATGCCAA acTACCACGAGCACATGAACTAGGAGGCACCTACGGAAAAGGTGTCATCGTACGAAAATATTCTCCAGGTAGTAAAATAACCATTCGAGTAGAAATCACGGCGAACCATTGGGGGTACTTTGAATTTGCCATTTGTCCAAACTACAAGACCCCAACGCAAGAGTGCCTGGATCAAAATATATTGACTCTTGTACGGCCGCAGGAAAACGTTGAACATAAAGGAGTTAGATACTTTCCAAAAGAAGGAAATAAGGTGTACGAAATGAAGTATAAATTGCCAAAGAAGTCATGCGAGCATTGTGTTTTACAATGGAGGTATATTGCag GTAATAACTGGGGAGTGTGCACCAACGGTACAGGCGCTGTAGGATGTGGACCCCAAGAAGAATTTCGGGCATGCGCTGATATCACAATAGCAGGCAAAGCAGAAGAACCATTGGTACCAGAAATCGAAGAACCCTCCACCACCACAACGCAAGCAACACCGTCCAGTACCATCTTCGTTCCAACACTGCCAACGCCAGAAGAATCATACAACCCATTGTCAGCTTTACTCATTTCCTTCGTTTCTTTTTTAATAGCATTTTCGATTTTGTTCCTTATTTATTTACATTTCTACCACATTGGTAGCCAGATTAAGAACTGGATCAAGAGGCCAAAGGAAAAGGCCAGTTTGACTGAGATTCCTCAAGCTCCTCGTCCTCCTCCAAGAACTAAAAGAGCGACTAGTCCTACTAGGAGAGCCAGTACTGATGGTATGCAAGAGATAGACTTGAGAAGTGAGAGCTTAGCATAG
- the LOC114333082 gene encoding uncharacterized protein LOC114333082 isoform X2, whose translation MSIGVFVLPLLLFYTLFSSTNGHGRLIEPPSRASAWRYGFDTPHNYNDHELFCGGFTRQWVKNEGKCGVCGDPWDAKLPRAHELGGTYGKGVIVRKYSPGSKITIRVEITANHWGYFEFAICPNYKTPTQECLDQNILTLVRPQENVEHKGVRYFPKEGNKVYEMKYKLPKKSCEHCVLQWRYIAGNNWGVCTNGTGAVGCGPQEEFRACADITIAGKAEEPLVPEIEEPSTTTTQATPSSTIFVPTLPTPEESYNPLSALLISFVSFLIAFSILFLIYLHFYHIGSQIKNWIKRPKEKASLTEIPQAPRPPPRTKRATSPTRRASTDGMQEIDLRSESLA comes from the exons ATGAGCATCGGTGTGTTCGTTCTTCCACTTCTACTCTTCTATACACTGTTTTCCTCGACAAATGGCCATGGAAGATTGATAGAACCTCCCAGCAGAGCTTCAGCTTGGAGATATGGTTTTGATACTCCCCACAACTACAACGACCATGAGTTATTCTGCGGGGGATTTACTCGACAATGGGTGAAGAATGAAGGGAAATGTGGAGTATGTGGTGATCCATGGGATGCCAA acTACCACGAGCACATGAACTAGGAGGCACCTACGGAAAAGGTGTCATCGTACGAAAATATTCTCCAGGTAGTAAAATAACCATTCGAGTAGAAATCACGGCGAACCATTGGGGGTACTTTGAATTTGCCATTTGTCCAAACTACAAGACCCCAACGCAAGAGTGCCTGGATCAAAATATATTGACTCTTGTACGGCCGCAGGAAAACGTTGAACATAAAGGAGTTAGATACTTTCCAAAAGAAGGAAATAAGGTGTACGAAATGAAGTATAAATTGCCAAAGAAGTCATGCGAGCATTGTGTTTTACAATGGAGGTATATTGCag GTAATAACTGGGGAGTGTGCACCAACGGTACAGGCGCTGTAGGATGTGGACCCCAAGAAGAATTTCGGGCATGCGCTGATATCACAATAGCAGGCAAAGCAGAAGAACCATTGGTACCAGAAATCGAAGAACCCTCCACCACCACAACGCAAGCAACACCGTCCAGTACCATCTTCGTTCCAACACTGCCAACGCCAGAAGAATCATACAACCCATTGTCAGCTTTACTCATTTCCTTCGTTTCTTTTTTAATAGCATTTTCGATTTTGTTCCTTATTTATTTACATTTCTACCACATTGGTAGCCAGATTAAGAACTGGATCAAGAGGCCAAAGGAAAAGGCCAGTTTGACTGAGATTCCTCAAGCTCCTCGTCCTCCTCCAAGAACTAAAAGAGCGACTAGTCCTACTAGGAGAGCCAGTACTGATGGTATGCAAGAGATAGACTTGAGAAGTGAGAGCTTAGCATAG